The following are encoded in a window of Arthrobacter antioxidans genomic DNA:
- the purQ gene encoding phosphoribosylformylglycinamidine synthase subunit PurQ, with the protein MGGPQPVAVGGDAGALDGVRVGVVTFPGSLDDRDAVRAVRLAGGSAVQLWHGDHDLQGVDAVIIPGGFSYGDYLRAGAISRFAPLMEQITAAASGGAQALPVLGICNGFQVLTEAHLLPGSMIKNNSLHFICRDQRLRVENTDTFWTSDYADGEEIVIPLKNQDGQFVADNRTLDELEGEGRVVFRYVDGNPNGSRRDIAGISNIAGNVVGLMPHPEHAVEAGFGPDSSARGDVGVRGGTDGLGIFTSVLKKLVG; encoded by the coding sequence ATCGGCGGCCCCCAGCCCGTTGCCGTCGGCGGCGACGCCGGGGCGCTCGACGGCGTGAGGGTCGGCGTCGTCACGTTCCCCGGCTCGCTCGACGACCGCGACGCCGTCCGCGCCGTCCGCCTCGCCGGCGGCAGCGCCGTCCAGCTCTGGCACGGTGACCACGACCTGCAGGGGGTCGACGCCGTCATCATCCCCGGCGGTTTCTCCTACGGCGACTACCTCCGCGCGGGCGCCATCTCCCGCTTCGCGCCGCTCATGGAGCAGATCACGGCCGCGGCCTCCGGCGGGGCGCAGGCCCTCCCCGTGCTCGGGATCTGCAACGGGTTCCAGGTCCTCACCGAGGCACACCTGCTGCCCGGCTCCATGATCAAGAACAACTCCCTGCACTTCATCTGCCGTGACCAGCGACTGCGCGTCGAGAACACGGACACCTTCTGGACCTCGGACTACGCGGACGGCGAGGAGATCGTCATCCCGCTCAAGAACCAGGACGGCCAGTTCGTCGCCGACAACCGCACCCTCGACGAGCTCGAGGGTGAAGGCCGCGTGGTGTTCCGCTACGTCGACGGCAACCCCAACGGCTCGCGCCGCGACATCGCCGGCATCTCGAACATCGCCGGCAACGTCGTCGGGCTCATGCCGCACCCCGAGCACGCGGTCGAAGCCGGTTTCGGCCCGGACTCGTCGGCCCGCGGCGACGTCGGGGTCCGCGGCGGCACCGACGGGCTCGGCATCTTCACCTCGGTACTCAAGAAACTGGTGGGCTAA
- the purS gene encoding phosphoribosylformylglycinamidine synthase subunit PurS has protein sequence MPRIVVDVMPKPEILDPQGKAIAGALPRIGLTGFAGVRQGKRFELTVDGDVTEEILEQARHAATTLLSNPVIEDVTRVEVIEEDGQ, from the coding sequence ATGCCCCGGATCGTTGTCGACGTCATGCCCAAGCCCGAGATCCTCGACCCGCAGGGTAAGGCGATCGCCGGAGCGCTCCCCCGGATAGGGCTCACCGGCTTCGCCGGCGTCCGCCAGGGCAAGCGCTTCGAACTGACCGTGGACGGTGATGTCACGGAGGAGATCCTCGAGCAGGCCCGCCACGCCGCCACCACGCTGCTGTCCAACCCGGTCATCGAGGACGTCACCCGCGTGGAGGTCATCGAGGAGGACGGCCAGTGA